One genomic window of Mus musculus strain C57BL/6J chromosome 4, GRCm38.p6 C57BL/6J includes the following:
- the Tesk1 gene encoding dual specificity testis-specific protein kinase 1 has translation MAGERPPLRGPGPGEAPGEGPGGAGGGPGRGRPSSYRALRSAVSSLARVDDFDCAEKIGAGFFSEVYKVRHRQSGQVMVLKMNKLPSNRSNTLREVQLMNRLRHPNILRFMGVCVHQGQLHALTEYMNGGTLEQLLSSPEPLSWPVRLHLALDIAQGLRYLHAKGVFHRDLTSKNCLVRREDRGFTAVVGDFGLAEKIPVYREGTRKEPLAVVGSPYWMAPEVLRGELYDEKADVFAFGIVLCELIARVPADPDYLPRTEDFGLDVPAFRTLVGNDCPLPFLLLAIHCCSMEPSTRAPFTEITQHLEQILEQQPEATPLAKPPLTKAPLTYNQGSVPRGGPSATLPRPDPRLSRSRSDLFLPPSPESPPSWGDNLTRVNPFSLREDLRGGKIKLLDTPCKPATPLPLVPPSPLTSTQLPLVTTPDILVQPETPVRRCRSLPSSPELPRRMETALPGPGPSPMGPTEERMDCEGSSPEPEPPGLAPQLPLAVATDNFISTCSSASQPWSPRSGPPLNNNPPAVVVNSPQGWAREPWNRAQHSLPRAAALERTEPSPPPSAPREPEEGLPCPGCCLGPFSFGFLSMCPRPTPAVARYRNLNCEAGSLLCHRGHHAKPPTPSLQLPGARS, from the exons ATGGCCGGGGAACGGCCGCCGCTGCGGGGCCCCGGGCCCGGAGAGGCTCCGGGGGAGGGGCCGGGGGGCGCAGGCGGAGGCCCGGGCCGGGGCCGGCCCTCCTCCTACCGGGCCCTCCGCAGCGCCGTGTCCAGCCTTGCGCGTGTGGACGATTTCGACTGCGCAGAGAAGATCGGGGCCGGTTTCTTCTCTGAGGTCTACAAG GTTCGGCACCGACAGTCGGGACAAGTCATGGTGCTGAAGATGAACAAGCTCCCCAGTAACCGGAGCAACACGCTAAGGGAGGTGCAGCTGATGAACCGGCTCCGGCACCCTAACATCCTCAG GTTCATGGGGGTCTGTGTGCACCAAGGGCAGCTGCACGCGCTTACAGAG TATATGAATGGGGGCACCCTGGAACAGCTGCTCAGCTCCCCAGAACCCCTCTCCTGGCCAGTCAGGCTCCACCTAGCCCTGGACATTGCACAAGGCCTACGGTACCTACACGCCAAAGGTGTGTTTCACCGAGACCTCACATCCAAG aactGTCTGGTCCGAAGGGAAGACCGAGGCTTCACAGCTGTTGTGGGTGACTTCGGACTGGCTGAGAAGATTCCTGTGTATAG GGAAGGGACAAGGAAGGAGCCCTTGGCTGTGGTGGGCTCCCCGTACTGGATGGCTCCAGAGGTGTTGCGGGGAGAGCTGTATGATGAGAAG GCCGATGTCTTCGCCTTCGGGATCGTCCTCTGTGAGCTCATCGCCCGAGTGCCTGCAGACCCTGACTACCTACCCCGCACTGAG GACTTTGGCCTGGATGTGCCTGCTTTCCGAACTTTGGTGGGAAATGACTGTCCGCtacctttcctgcttctggccaTCCACTGCTGCAGC ATGGAACCCAGCACCCGGGCCCCTTTTACTGAAATCACCCAGCACCTGGAACAGATCCTGGAGCAGCAGCCTGAGGCCACGCCCCTCGCCAAGCCACCCCTCACCAAGGCTCCCTTGACATACAATCAGG GGTCTGTTCCAAGAGGAGGTCCCTCTGCCACACTTCCCAGGCCAGACCCCCGGCTCTCCCGAAGCCGGTCAGACCTCTTCCTGCCACCTTCGCCAGAATCACCCCCCAGCTGGGGGGACAATCTAACACGAGTCAACCCCTTCTCACTGCGGGAAGACCTCAGGGGTGGCAAGATCAAGCTGCTGGACACACCCTGCAAGCCGGCCACTCCACTGCCCCTGGTTCCACCATCACCACTTACCTCTACCCAGCTGCCCTTAGTGACCACTCCAGACATCCTGGTCCAGCCTGAGACCCCTGTCCGCCGCTGTCGCTCACTACCTTCATCCCCTGAGCTTCCCCGACGGATGGAGACTGCACTGCCAGGTCCTGGCCCTTCCCCCATGGGCCCGACTGAGGAGAGGATGGACTGCGAGGGCAGCAGCCCTGAGCCAGAGCCCCCAGGCCTGGCTCCCCAGCTGCCTCTGGCTGTGGCCACTGACAACTTCATCAGTACTTGTTCCTCAGCCTCGCAGCCCTGGTCTCCTAGATCAGGACCTCCCCTCAACAATAATCCCCCTGCTGTGGTGGTGAATTCCCCACAAGGGTGGGCTAGGGAGCCCTGGAACCGGGCACAGCATAGCCTTCCCCGGGCAGCAGCCCTGGAGCGGACAGAGCCCTCACCGCCCCCATCAGCTCCCCGGGAGCCGGAGGAGGGGCTGCCCTGCCCTGGCTGCTGCCTTGGCCCGTTCAGCTTTGGCTTTCTATCCATGTGCCCCCGCCCTACCCCAGCTGTTGCCCGCTACCGCAACTTGAACTGTGAGGCGGGCAGTCTTCTCTGCCACCGAGGGCATCATGCCAAGCCACCCACACCCAGCCTGCAGCTGCCTGGGGCACGCTCTTAG